Proteins co-encoded in one Arachis stenosperma cultivar V10309 chromosome 7, arast.V10309.gnm1.PFL2, whole genome shotgun sequence genomic window:
- the LOC130940684 gene encoding sister chromatid cohesion 1 protein 1: MFYSHQLLARKAPLGQIWMAATMHAKINRRKLDKLNIIKICEEILNPSVPMALRLSGILMGGVVIVYERKVKLLYDDVTRFLAEINEAWKVKSVPHPTVLPKGKSKAKKEAVTLPEIEDMNIADVESLQFSNTATTMGFQPAAYFTMRLDNVDETAYFDDGARGEEAQSEHLHQADAENITLFERTDSFNDNMNPFNRFERFDIKDDEETQVNGTSGGFTQIPTTLVPSPPHQCEPTRDDVIHDQQHAGDPIIQQCDVGRGDRQERGRPGPTKRKRRQPVGTAMDYEQTIIPVHIYQHWLQNASDLVSKRGRKRKRTDIMSSTKISNLMKLPPLVLIGGLFTSENRDVYYPAPILDLWNKSIQPPKHSPSERTSASNPSVPSSSSPPGVLNEDFVGNAYEDLDNVPQDQPLMKSVEKQRARQPKTPPDVQWANLPPDVQWANLGNGVSAPEVTSTLPSGKSGDGNNSNVRSDSEPDYDSRRDKRKKNSSSGNSSRDLEGVEKKGYFHRSGGLESLVEEKVAFHISRRSGISSTPDQELIVETGPTQTPVKMNHPSDKMTDSIQLHLRAHFSTSGAPHAESLNILAAGMDRKKAALLFYSTCVLASRDAIRVQQKVSYGEILISRGSKM; this comes from the exons ATGTTTTACTCTCATCAGCTTCTTGCACGAAAAGCTCCACTCGGCCAAATATG GATGGCCGCTACAATGCACGCGAAAATCAACAGAAGGAAACTAGATAAGCTCAACATCATTAAGATCTG CGAAGAGATTTTGAACCCATCGGTTCCCATGGCTCTGAGACTCTCTGGTATTCTCATGG GAGGAGTAGTGATTGTCTACGAGAGAAAAGTGAAGCTCCTTTATG ATGACGTTACCCGTTTTCTG GCTGAGATCAATGAAGCATGGAAAGTAAAGAGTGTACCACATCCTACAGTACTTCCCAAAGGAAAATCTAAAGCCAA gAAAGAGGCTGTTACTCTACCTGAGATCGAAGATATGAATATAGCAGATGTTGAGTCCCTTCAGTTTTCCAACACAGCCACCACAATGGGGTTCCAGCCTGCTGCCTATTTTACTATG CGGCTTGACAATGTTGATGAAACAGCATATTTTGATGATGGAGCTAGGGGGGAGGAAGCTCAATCCGAACATCTCCATCAAG CTGATGCAGAGAATATTACCTTATTTGAACGTACCGATTCATTCAATGATAATATGAATCCATTCAATCGCTTTGAAAG GTTCGACATCAAAGACGACGAGGAAACACAGGTAAACGGAACTTCAGGAGGTTTCACTCAAATTCCAACCACGCTTGTACCCTCCCCACCCCATCAATGTGAGCCAACAAGAG ATGATGTAATTCATGACCAACAGCACGCAGGAGACCCGATCATCCAGCAATGTGACGTAGGCAGGGGAGATAGACAG GAACGTGGAAGGCCAGGCCcaacaaaaaggaaaagaagacaACCAGTGGGAACTGCAATGGATTATGAGCAAACCATAATTCCTGTTCATATATACCAGCACTGGCTTCAAAATGCTTCTGATCTTGTTtcaaaaagaggaagaaagagaaag CGTACTGATATCATGTCTTCAACAAAGATATCTAACCTCATGAAGCTACCACCTCTTGTGCTTATTGGTGGTTTATTTACAAGTGAAAATAGAGATGTATATTATCCAGCACCTATACTTGATTTATGGAATAAGAGCATTCAACCACCCAAACATTCACCATCAG AAAGGACTTCAGCATCCAATCCTTCAGTGCCATCTTCTTCATCGCCTCCAGGAGTACTTAATGAAGATTTTGTGGGAAAT GCTTATGAAGATTTAGACAATGTGCCACAGGATCAACCACTAATGAAGTCAGTTGAGAAGCAGCGTGCTCGACAACCGAAAACCCCCCCAGATGTACAGTGGGCTAACCTTCCCCCAGATGTACAGTGGGCTAACCTTGGAAATGGTGTGAGCGCTCCTGAAGTTACTTCAACGCTACCATCAGGGAAATCTG GAGATGGCAATAATTCCAATGTAAGATCAGATTCGGAACCAGACTACGATTCAAGAAG agacaaaaggaaaaaaaattcatcATCTGGAAACAGCAGCAGAGACCTTGAAGGAGTAGAGAAGAAAGGATATTTCCACCGCAGCGGAGGCCTTGAATCACTAGTAGAGGAGAAAGTAGCTTTCCACATATCTAGGCGTTCTGGAATTAGTTCCACACCTGATCAAG AACTAATTGTGGAGACAGGACCCACGCAAACACCAGTAAAAATGAATCATCCCAGTGACAAGATGACAGATTCTATCCAATT GCATTTGAGAGCACATTTCAGCACATCTGGAGCTCCTCATGCTGAATCCCTTAATATCCTGGCTGCTGGAATGGATAGGAAAAAAGCAGCGCTACTCTTCTATTCGACTTGTg TTCTTGCTTCCCGTGATGCCATTAGAGTTCAGCAAAAGGTGTCTTATGGAGAAATTCTCATCTCTAGAGGATCAAAAATGTGA
- the LOC130940685 gene encoding protein VAPYRIN-like yields MERLVEVSEPEVRIEFALNCKCRTTVTLRSVCSNLPVAFKVQTSSPNKFLVNPPSGLIAPLSSATFQVILKPQSQIPRAYPRSPSDRFLIKTAEFVSNSSGSTRPDSINSWFTSRPKGFSTLDIKLKVAFVGPVLLREAVSRGDLDTVRNLLKRQRSVLADLTPSEAESLLRVATELADPEDMVHLLLEAGLRIQEAVGSDNVNGSDDVHVVDGNIGPDETHKDVVNDEEQGEAVFEAARRGDVRQLETLMKRGGGVGSYRDQYGLTALHAAAFKGHKDVVLMLSEAGTELECQDEEGHVPLHMAVEGGDIETVRVLVDKGVNVNAMNKRGATPLYMARVWGYDDICELLSSMGALPSSLPIVSS; encoded by the exons ATGGAGAGGTTGGTGGAAGTGTCCGAGCCAGAGGTTCGGATTGAATTCGCTTTGAACTGCAAATGCCGAACCACGGTGACACTGAGGTCCGTTTGCTCGAACTTACCCGTGGCATTCAAGGTTCAAACGTCTTCACCCAACAAGTTTCTGGTTAACCCTCCGAGTGGACTAATCGCACCACTCTCCTCCGCAACCTTCCAAGTCATCCTCAAACCCCAGTCTCAAATCCCACGCGCCTATCCACGCTCCCCCTCAGACCGATTCCTCATAAAAACAGCTGAGTTCGTTTCCAACTCGTCCGGTTCCACTCGCCCCGACTCGATCAACTCATGGTTCACCTCTCGCCCAAAAGGGTTCTCCACTCTGGACATCAAGCTCAAGGTAGCGTTCGTTGGCCCAGTGCTCCTCCGCGAGGCGGTTTCGCGCGGGGACTTGGATACTGTTAGGAACTTGTTGAAACGGCAGCGTTCGGTACTCGCGGATTTGACGCCAAGTGAAGCTGAGTCGCTGCTCCGAGTTGCCACCGAGTTGGCCGACCCGGAGGACATGGTTCATTTGCTGCTTGAGGCTGGGCTGAGGATCCAGGAAGCTGTTGGATCAGATAACGTCAACGGCTCTGATGATGTACACGTGGTGGACGGGAACATTGGTCCTGACGAAACGCAT AAAGATGTGGTGAATGATGAGGAACAAGGAGAAGCAGTATTTGAGGCTGCGAGGCGTGGAGATGTGAGGCAACTTGAGACTCTAATGAAGAGAGGTGGCGGGGTTGGGAGCTACCGTGACCAGTATGGTTTGACTGCGCTTCATGCCGCGGCTTTCAAGGGGCACAAGGATGTGGTGCTAATGCTAAGCGAAGCAGGGACGGAGTTGGAGTGTCAGGACGAGGAAGGTCACGTGCCGCTGCACATGGCAGTCGAGGGTGGCGATATAGAGACAGTGCGAGTTTTGGTGGACAAGGGTGTAAACGTTAATGCTATGAACAAGAGGGGTGCCACCCCTTTGTACATGGCGAGAGTATGGGGTTATGACGATATATGTGAGTTGCTTAGTAGTATGGGAGCATTACCTTCTTCTCTTCCTATTGTTTCATCTTAA
- the LOC130939388 gene encoding uncharacterized protein At3g28850-like, whose translation MWPPWLSSPSRVRTTPPPSPSPSHSGARSLSFSCSSFKDIQKLLQEEEQLERGSRLAPSPRSSSLFRRIRISTSVLRAFGSRASLPPPPPQATLPPGLDRGVVIYFTSLRVVRRTFDDCRAVRSILRNFRVAVDERDVSIDDRFRDELNSILGRKTATLPRIFIGGEYVGGADDVRQLHESGDLQRLIERLPKSNQINSCCDRCGGFRFVVCEECSGSHKIFAEKSGRFRNCLSCNANGLIRCPTCFFVHPRHTK comes from the coding sequence ATGTGGCCACCGTGGCTGAGCTCGCCGAGCCGCGTCCGCACCACGCCGCCACCATCTCCGTCGCCGTCGCATTCCGGAGCTCGCTCCCTCAGCTTTTCCTGCTCCTCATTCAAAGACATCCAGAAACTCCtccaagaagaagaacaacTCGAACGCGGAAGCAGGCTCGCTCCTTCACCTAGATCCTCTTCACTCTTCCGCAGAATCCGCATCTCCACCTCCGTCCTCCGAGCGTTTGGCTCACGCGCTTCCCTTCCGCCGCCGCCACCACAGGCTACATTGCCTCCTGGCCTTGACCGTGGCGTCGTCATCTACTTCACCAGCCTCCGCGTCGTTCGCCGCACCTTCGACGACTGCCGCGCCGTCAGATCGATCCTCCGGAACTTCCGCGTCGCAGTCGACGAGCGCGACGTCTCTATCGACGACAGGTTCCGCGACGAGCTCAACTCCATCCTCGGCCGCAAGACCGCGACGCTGCCTAGGATTTTCATCGGCGGCGAGTACGTCGGCGGAGCTGACGACGTCCGGCAGCTCCATGAGAGTGGCGATCTGCAGCGGCTGATTGAACGGTTGCCGAAGTCAAATCAGATCAACAGTTGCTGCGATCGGTGCGGCGGTTTCAGATTCGTGGTGTGCGAGGAGTGTAGCGGTAGCCACAAGATCTTTGCAGAGAAGAGCGGCCGGTTCAGGAACTGTTTATCGTGCAACGCCAACGGCTTGATTAGGTGCCCCACATGCTTCTTCGTGCACCCGCGCCACACCAAATAA